GGTTCTAACACTGCTACTGGTACCAACACTAATACCAACACTGGTTCTAACACTGCTACAGGTACCAACACTGATACCAACACTGGCAACACTGCAACCGGTACTAACACTGGCAACACTGGTACTAACACCGGTAACACTGGCACAAACACTGGCAACACTGCAACCGGTACTAACACTGGTAACACTGGCACAAACACTGGCAACACTGCAACCGGTACTAACACTGGTAACACTGGCACGAACACTGGTAACACTGGCACAAACACTGGCAACACTGCAACCGGTACTAACACTGGCAACACTGGTACTAACACCGGTAACACTGGCACAAACACTGGCAACACTGCAACCGGTACTAACACTGGTAACACTGGCACGAACACTGGTAACACTGCAACCGGTACTAACACTGGTAACACTGGTACTAACACCGGTAACACTGGCACAAACACTGGCAACACTGCAACCGGTACTAACACTGGCAACACTGGTACTAACACCGGTAACACTGGCACAAACACTGGCAACACTGGTACTAACACCGGTAACACTGGCACAAACACTGGCAACACTGCAACCGGTACTAACACTGGTAACACTGGCACGAACACTGGTAACACTGCAACCGGTACTAACACTGGTAACACTGGCACGAACACTGGTAACACTGCAACCGGTACTAACACTGGTAACACTGGTACTAACACCGGTAACACTGGCACAAACACTGGCAACACTGCAACCGGTACTAACACTGGCAACACTGGTACTAACACCGGTAACACTGGCACAAACACTGGTAACACTGCAACCGGTACTAACACTGGTAACACTGGCACGAACACTGGTAACACTGGCACGAACACTGGTAACACTGCAACCGGTACTAACACTGGTAACACTGGTACTAACACCGGTAACACTGGCACAAACACTGGTAACACTGCAACCGGTACTAACACTGGTAACACTGGTACTAACACCGGTAACACTGGCACAAACACTGGCAACACTGCAACCGGTACTGGTACTAACAACAACAGTCCAACAGGTTCAGGTTCCAACTCCGGTTCTAACTCAGGCTCCAATGGTTCAGGTTCTAACTCAGGTTCTAACGATTCAAGTTCTAACGGTTCAGGCTCCAATGGTTCAGGTTCTAACTCAGGCTCCAATGGTTCAGGTTCTAACTCAGGTTCTAACTCAGGCTCTAACGGTTCAGGTTCTAACTCAGGTTCTAACTCAGGCTCCAATGGTTCAGGTTCTAACTCAGGCTCTAACGGTTCAGGCTCCAATGGTTCAGGTTCTAACTCAGGTTCTAACTCAGGCTCCAATGGTTCAGGTTCTAACTCAGGTTCTAACTCAGGCTCTAACGGTTCAGGTTCTAACTCAGGTTCTAACTCAGGCTCTAACGGTTCAGGCTCCAATGGTTCAGGTTCTAACTCAGGTTCTAACTTAGGCTCCAATGGTTCAGGTTCTAACTCAGGCTCTAACGGTTCTGGCTCCAATGGTTCAGGTTCTAACTTAGGCTCTAACGGTTCTGGCTCCAATGGTTCAGGTTCTAACTCAGGCTCCAATGGTTCAGGTTCTAACTCAGGCTCTAACGGTTCAGGCTCCAATGGTTCAGGTTCTAACTCAGGTTCTAACTCAGGCTCCAATGGTTCAGGTTCTAACTCAGGTTCTAACTCAGGCTCTAACGGTTCAGGTTCTAACTCAGGTTCTAACTCAGGCTCTAACGGTTCAGGCTCCAATGGTTCAGGTTCTAACTCAGGTTCTAACTCAGGCTCCAATGGTTCAGGTTCTAACTCAGGTTCTACCGGTTCTGGCTCCAACTCAGGTTCTAACTCAGGTTCTAACGGTTCAGGCTCCAATGGTTCAGGTTCTCACTCAGGTTCTAACGGTTCAGGCTCCAATGGTTCAGGTTCTCACTCAGGTTCTAACTCAGGCTCCAATGGTTCAGGTTCTAACTCAGGTTCTACCGGTTCTGTCTCCAATGGTATTGTTGCACCTGAAAAGTCAACTACGCTATCTTCCGTTTCTATTTCTACGAATGTCCCATCCGATGTGAATACTTTCGAAGCTGGCGCCTCAAGAAAGACTACCAACTCACTCTTCGTTGGTTTAGCTGCATTGCTTTTAGCTATATAGTAGGGTGACGGTTATCTATTACTGACTCATGTTTTCGTGAAGTTAATAACGATCAAATAGATTTCGATTTGGTCTGGAATAATTTATTTGTAATACTAtttatgtttattttgtCTATCTTTTGCAATTCAACAGcttaatttgaaaacaataaatcCTAGCACGTTTCAAACAGTGCATACACTGCAGAAGTAATAGAATTTTGAGCTCAGAacattgttttcttcaGGATTTGTTTTCGTCGAAATCTATTGACGGGCAGGATTTTTTCCCAAGGAATCCTTGTATAGAATATGGTTTTCATGTTAATATAATCTGCGACCGAAAACCGATATGAGGTATTCTACGGGGATACTTCCATTTCAAAGTTACTAGAAGATACAGATCTCATGGGCGTACTatacaaaaacaaagttCCAACCATTGGGATCACAAAGTGGTGCACTTATAGATATAGTTCTAGTCGTTGCAAGTATGAAATTACAAACTCACGCTTGAGCGGGGAAgattgaaattttgaatttgtatTTACCAGAAGATAGGAAGAGCTGCATCGCGTTGCTAGTAGACACTTGCAAGTTTGATGTCAAGTTTGGTGACAGTACGCTCTTTCTAAGGGAGGCACATCTGATCTACAATAGTTTGTTTAGGACACCTGGAAATAGTATATTAAGAAGCGGCTTAGTACTTAGTATTTGGATATGGATGGGATCAACATGAACCATACTTTTGCTGGAACCAGAGGaagtttatttttagaTCATGATCTTACGGTATCGTCATTTGGTAGATTAGAAGCTCGTGGGTGTGTTGTTTGTAACAAGGTTCCAGCATGCCCCAAGTGCCAGACAAACGAGCAGTGTGCCATGACCACACAAACGTGCGAGCAGTGTCCCACCACATATTGCGAGACCATAGTCAGCTCTTCGAACTCAACAAGTACACATACGTCGCTCAGTGCAAGCAAGGTTGGAGGGATTGCAGGTAGTTTAAGTGCgttatttttcttggtgTTTGTAGGTGGCATATACCTATTTTTTAGAAACTacaggaaaaaaatggacGCCGATTTTGAGTTAGGAATTGGTGAAGAAATGAAAGGATTAGCAGGATTCGACAATGACGAGGACGAAGAAACTCCACATAAACGTGGTTCGGATGTGAATCTGCGCCAGTCAAATATTCCTAGGAGGCCCAAAAGGGTTGGATTTGCTGGTGATGACGAATCCAAGAGGTATTCTCAGACCAGTCTGTCTACAGTGACGAATTCTATCTTAACCAAGGCGTCGAATGTGTTAAACATTGCCTATGTTCCAGGAGTGACGAGCAGCAGGCCAAGCAGAAACACCCGAGGTAGAGTTGCTCCATCTATTTATAGCCGAGGCATGAGTATATACTCCAAGGAAACATATTTTAGCGACCTTGAAAATGCCTCCTTTCATGGTGGTAAGGTTGCTACCAAAGGTGGGAACCCTACATTGGTAGAGATCCACCAGGATGACTACAACTTTGACGAGGATGTAGATGAGTTGGATGAAGACGCACCCGATGAGGGGCTCGTTGAGTTTACAAACGACAAAGAATCGGTGAGTGCAGACAATTATGAGTATAGTGGTATTTCCGATTTCCCTATTAAAATTGATCTACAGATACCCAAAGGTGATGCCTCATACAAACGTCAAACGGTGAAGACGTTTGACGAGGGAGAGGAAGATGAGTTTgcagaggaagaagaagaagaagaagaagaagaaggagataACGGCATGCACGCCATGATAGACAAACCGAGGAGAGACATTGTCACGACTCAAAGGAGTGTTCCAACACGGTATGCTTCTTTGAtcgaaaagaagaacatgACAAAGAGGGACACTTTCTTTGCGTCGAAGCCGGAAATGGTGCCCCCACAGAACCGTGTCATTGGAGCCATTGGAGTATCTGATTCTGAGATTGACTCGGAGTCAGACTCCGATTCAGACGAGGAAAATATCGAGTTCTTCCTCCAACAGAATGCACAGAGCAGCATGGCCACGAATTCTGCACCCACTACACTGAATGGCAATCCATTTGCCTCGCAGTACGATTGATTTAATACCTAAAACCATGTATATTCCTTCCTTATACGGTTGCGTAATATGTTGTGTTGTACAACTGCAAAGTGTACCTTCCACATTTACTCTTTTATATTTCCTCTTTTACATTTCCCgctttatttttaaattttttttctcggGTTTTCCAACTTTCTCGAATTTCCTGAAGCGCTCAGAaagttttggatatttttgtttttgtttaccTCTAGGTGGGGTGTTTAGAGTACCACTGAAACTGTGTATCTGTGTGGAAGATTCGATTAGGGCAAGAAACTAGGCCAACCGTCTCTTAATACCAGGCATCCATACCTCAGTTGAACAAACGCGGGAAGCAGCATTGCATAGACGAGCAGTTGGCTTTTAGAAGTAGTTTTCTCTGAAGAGCTACCATTAATAtatctgttgttgaaattgcaTCTAAGGTTTAGCATCTGAAAGATACTTATAAGAACTacatctttttttttctcgaAGACTAGCCATTGATTGACACCTTATAAATCTATAGGGATATCTGGAATATAAAGAAATAGTTGTTTGAATCTGTATTCCTAATATTTTGGCATACTTTTTTCCCCATCCCCTCATAATTCTATCAAAttaagaaagagaaagacaTTGTAGTTTATTTGCATATACTCTATCAATTGGATCAGAGGTTGTTCCAAGAAATAGCAAAAATAGATTATATCCACAATGGCCGAAAGAAAGAGAACCTTCACTGCTACAAACATCTCTTCCAGTACTGATTTGCCCCAAGGTTTACAGATACCTGGTACAAATGCCATTTCTCTCACATCCAACATTGCATCGACAAACATTGCACCATCGACGCAGGTCATTGCAGACAGTGCTGAAGATGTTAATTTTGTAATAAGCCACTTGGAAGCGCCATCTGATAATGTCCCAACATATGTTTCAAGACAGTACAATAATGATTCCATTGTTGGCAATGAAATTCAAGCTTACGCTAAAATTGCTGGTTGTAATTGGACTTACTACGTGAAAACACTCAAGGTCACTATTGGAAGAAACACAGAGTTTCATCTACATAACAACGATCCTACTAATCCAGATTTGATTGACATAGATTTGGGCCCTTCAAAAGTCGTATCAAGGAAGCATGCATCTATTGTCTTCAATATGGATTCCAGGAAATGGCAACTCTTTGTACATGGTAGAAACGGATTGAAAGTTAATGGTGTACGATTGAATCTTTCGGTAAATACCCCTTGTGATTTAAACTCGGGCAATATAATAGATATTGGAGGCACTCAAATGATGTTTATTTTGCCAGATTCAGCTCCTATAATTCCAAATAACTTTCGTCAGTTGTTGAGTAATAAAAGGTCAAAGTTGAATAGCGGTTTGAAATACTCGACCTCTGATTCTGGGTCCAAGTCTGACTCGACTAACCAAGTTAAGGCATTTCAACTACAAGAGGGTATTTCCAACAAGACGAGTACACCAATAGAACAAGATTATTCTAAGGATGATGCCAAAGATTTAAAACCTCCATACTCTTATGCAACCATGATTACACAAGCCATATTATCTAATCCTCAGGGGGTACTATCTTTGTCAGAGATATACGATTGGATATCGAGCCATTTTGCTTATTACAGACATACTAAACAAGGATGGCAAAATTCGATTAGACACAATTTGTCGTTGAACAaagcttttgaaaaagttcCTAGAAAACCAAACGAACCAGGTAAAGGTATGAAGTGGCAGATCAGTGAGTCCTACCGAAACGAATTCttaaaaaaatgggaaGACGGGAGTTTGAATAAAGTTAGAAGAGGAACTAGCGTTTCAAGACAACTCCAATTGCATCTTATAAAGAACAATGCCTTACCGAAGGGAAGGTCTCCAACGTTGAACGAGGGTAATCTTCCACTAAATACCATGAGTATTTCGCATCAACAAACGCCTTCAATTCATAGCAATACCATGAGTTCTAATCATTCTCATTTATCCGGTGCATTGAATAATAGTGCATATTCAATTCCGAATCTGTCACCAAATAAAACATCAGACATAGGCCTTCTAGCGACGAAAAACAATTCTAATTCCACACTACCATCaccaatcaaaaatatgAGTATTGCAGAGATTAACTATTTAAATAACGACTCTAAGTTATCTAGTGGTTTGGTCAGTAGTATTAATAACACAACAACATCTGACCAAATCATGCGGAGTATATCTGTCGGAGATAAGCCTGAACACCAACTTCAAAGTTTGACAAGTAAAGACAAGGGGAATGGTTCTGGGATCGAAAGAAATAACCAATATACCCTCCCACCATTCAAGGAGCCAAATGACAATTTGTTAACATCTCcgaaaaaaattttcaacagaATTGACATGATGACTCCTGAGAGGAATGTTCAAAGACCGCTACTTGAACCATCTTCCGCACAGTCTGTGAACTCATCTCCTGCTATATGGAATTATGTTCAGTTTTCAACACCCCTAGGTCctaataataacaatgtTAGTAACAACCAGCAAAATATagctgaaaatgataagGTTGCAAAAATCGAAATTGAAAGTCCGTTGAAGAACAGAAAAGGggttgaaaaattaccagatatcaaagatatcGAATTGACAAAAGAATTCAAGCAGCTTTAATGCGGTTTCACTTTTGATAAGGAAATTCTCACGATCAATCATACCTGTACATTCTATTTTCCCTTCTATATAcaatcttttctttatatcCGTTTTGTATCCTACAAATTTTTTACGCATTTTCTTTAGTCATAGTTTATTATACTTgatatttatttttcatcaatacTATTAAGTTGCTACAAACATATGCTACAGTCCCTTCCAAAAAATTCATGCTTGCATCTTTTAAAGTTCCCCTAGGTATCCCTCTCCGGGACTCAAATCTTTCTCAAAACTTCGTCAACGGCAAAATTGATCTTATCCACAAAATACTGAACACCTGCTGTATTCTTGGAATCAACCTTAACAATAAATCCATTGATTCTCTTCAAAAGTGACTTTATTTCATCCTTGTCTTTGAAATCTGCTTTTATGACGAAATTTATAAAAGCAACGAGTTTACCTGTTTTCAGAACATCAATCCCCAGCGGTGTTGAAGGAAATGTTTCACTTATTACTTTTCCAAAGGTGTTCGTGAATTCCTTCTGTCTGAATTCAGTAAATTCAATAAACGGTTTATAATCAACCAGATTTCTTGGAGGAATCGATGGTGGCTTAGgataagttttttttttgagatCCAATGCCTCAAAGTTTTGTAcaaatttttcaccatcaAACTTCACAGCAGAGACTAAGTGTTTGTAAACAGTTAAGACACATACGACACTATCATCAAAGGGACAATTTTCCAGTGTAtccaaaataaaagagTAACTTATATCTTCTggaagatgttgaagaaatttgtTTAGGAATTTGGAGAATAGTTTcctgatatttttcaagccACATAATGATACAACAGAAGTGACAGTCTGCAAGTATGTAAGTACCAATAGCCGAATCCTCTTGTTAGCAAGCTGACTTGCGCTTGCAACCTGTTTCGTCTTTTCAATGTTCAAAATAGTCATGACCAAAAGATAAGAAAATGCTGCTAAGTTAGTCAAAGATGTGTCAACAGTATAGGGAATGAACATGAAAAGTTGCAAGGCGATTAGTGAAAGAGTATCAAGCGGAGCTTGAATGGTACTATTTACATGATCCACATATCCCGCAAACATGTACAATATAATTAAAGAACTATTGGTGAGAGTTAGTCCGGTAggctttttttctctaaaagATGTATTGTTATAAGTCGAAATGACAACTTTAACCATATCTTCTGCAGTGttgacattttcaatatttttgattagCAATCCATGACAATCTTGAATCTCCGTCATTAGTTGGTGCTCcacatcaatatcaaatgatAGTTGTAGAGTAACCAACCTATTCAGCAACTCCACATAATTTTTTGCTGCACTCGACATTTCATAGTCAATTAAGCTGGGCATTAAGGCAATAATAAGTGGCACTGGATGAGACTGTGACATCCTATCCACACAAGCTCCTAACAAAAAGCATAGTAATTTTCTCTGTAGATAATTTTCGTCTCCAAAGATCTTTTCAAACTCCTCTTCTGATAgttcttctctttcaacaattccCTTTGGAATATCCGGAGGAACATAGTCTCTCATGAACAAATAGACAGCACGCAAAACCGAGATTTCACCAGAAGAGGATTTGGCATTATTAAAGAAGTTTAAAATAGTGGAGACAACCATTCCTAGGAATTTTGAAGGATAAAGTGTGTCAATTTTCCTTAGTGAAAATTTGATACACTCAAATAAGGCATGAAATTTAATAACCAAAAACCCCCCTCTCTTAATAGTGATATAGTTAGCAATTCTTTCATCCACGTCATCAAACTTACTCTTATACTCCTCAGATAAgctatttttaatttcctCAAAAAGGACAGGATCAACTGGCTCATCCTGATCGGTATCTTTCAGAATCTTAATTTGCTCACAGCAGGTCAACAAGAGCGCCTTTGGATCACCATTTTCTGTAAGTAAGTTAAACATCTTGTAAAGCCAAACAACCGGAAAAGACTCACGCAAACCGAATTTTACTGGCCAACCATCTTCAATCAAGGGTAACAATAGTGGCGGTAAATCCCAGCCAATTTCAGCTAGCAACTGTTTGTCTGCCTCAAGAACTTCATATAAAGTATCCATCAGTTGGGTTCTCTCTTCTGCGTTATATATACTCCAATCATCCAAATAGACATCCAACACTGTAGAAAAGCTGATATAATCTTTACTTTTCGAACATTCGGTTGCTGAATCTTTGATGATATCGATAATTTCCGGAACCGTTAGCGGAAGCATCGTGTTTAATGACTCAACTTCCGTGTCAGACATGGTTTTTGGCTCTTGTTGCAAATTAAATATTCAATTCACTAATGGGATTGGTATATAGACTCAAGCAAGGCTATATGGTTACATTAAAGATATCTATTATCTACACATTGGCAAATCAATGCAGCTCTGAGTCAGGAAAATTGAGCATAAACTTCCTTGGCACTAGCGCCACTTCCCCAAGAGGAACATTTCATCATGCGCCACAAATGCGAATCTCTTTCATTGTCCCGCTCGGAGACAGATGTTTGCTGTTTAAATGTCAAAAGagtgttttcaattttttggtCTTGCAGCAAGTCGTTACTATCAAATTCTTTAgcagaaaaaattggaacaGTAGGAAGAGTTTGAGTACACTCTCCACATGGTgttcttttgaaattgtatGGCAATTGCAGTTTGCAAGTGTCCTCGAAAATATTGCCCAAACCGAAAACTTTATCTAGTTCAGATAGCAATGGAATATCTTTTCTTCCAAGAAGAACTTTGAGCAGAACATCgcttttcttcaaacacTCAAACACAGACTCCCTAGTAGGCACAAGTATACCTTGTATTTCGTCAAGATTGTTACTGTTACAATTATTTTTAAGTTTTTCCGGTTGAGCCATCAGAGCTCGAATTTTATCGATAACGTTTGTTCTAATGTTTTCTCCATCTGCAATCACATTCCCAAACTCTGATAACATTATCACTCTATTGTTGTGTAAGAATACTTGAGGCAGCATCAATAGGTGCCCTCTTTTTCCAAACAAAGTAGAAAAggtattttcttcaccTCTTTCTTGGGTGTGGATAGTAGAGTCAAGACAGAATTTTATCTTGGTCACTTTTTCTAGTACCTTATCCAACTGATTTGAAAGTTCCTTCATGTAAGTTGAATTGAAACTGGGATAGAAAAGGTTGGTACCGTCACTAcatgaaatcaatgaagTGTCACTTTTCTCTCGAAAAAATTGCTCAAGCTTCAGTAAGTACAAAACTACCGTAATGTGATATCCACCGCCCAATAAAATACAGTAAAGCAACTGTTTAATTATGATAGGATTGTGTACGTGATCAATTGGATTGGTAGACAAACCATTGACCAACTCGGTGCTCACTTTCTCTAGCAAAAACCGATCAGGAATGCTCACGGAGGAACTTTCGGGATCTTTTTTATTCAAGGGAACGTTCTTAGAGTGATACGTCAATATTAGTTCCATATAGTAGGTGCAATACTCATAACTCATGTTCATTCTAATGGATTGAAATAAGGGGATGATAGCAACAAAAGGTTTATAGAGAATCTTGAGATTTCTTTCCATTCCTCTGCCTGAAGATGTAATGGTTTCTTGTTCTCGTTGAAGCAATGTCCAACATGTCAAGTAGTACTTAAAGGCGAGAATCAAAACCTTGACACTCACTGCCGCTAATGAATTTGcatcttttttatttgcatTGTAGATGTACTCTCTTCTCTCGTCTAACCTACTAGAAATTCCTGCGGGCTTTTTACCGATTGAGAAGCATAAAATTCGAAAAGAATTTGATGTAAGTTTCCTTAAATGAACCATAAGTAGAGTATTATTTGATTCATCCACATTCCAaactttcttcaaaagGCTTATCAACTTACATTCCTGGTAGACTTTTAAGTACTGAAAATACTCACTAGTATTGTTGAATATAGATGCTTTAGTTATGATTTCAGACCACGTTAAGCTATCGCCAAATAGAGGGTCTTCAAacctttgcaaatttttattcaatattGTGTCAATAAATGTGTATGACAAAAGTTTCCTATGCAATAGAGAAAATTGGCActtaaaaagaaaggaaaagacTAGATTTAAAGATCgctcaaaatcatcataaCTTTTAGTAActattgttgaaagaaCTATTGTACTAACTCTGTTGTATTCTTGCCAAGACCGTgctaaagaagaagcaaattGAGACTGACCGACTGACTCTGTTTGCGTTTGTTTCAAGAGAAATTCAATGACACTCATCTTCGATTCAAAAAGCTCAAAATTTGAGAacatattttcattcataACCTCTGTTTCTactcttttctcttttaaAAGGGAGTCCTTCTCTGATAAGCATAACTTAAAAAACTCTGGATTTTTTATATTAAGCTTTGTCATCAGATTGACGCACATATCGTAGCATTCAATTGCCCAGCCACGATTACctaattctttgaaaacgTTTGCTAGATTGTACAAATATAAGGGAGAGTTCAAGTTGTCACACATTTTAAGTCCCGCTAAAACATACAAAATGCCTCTAGTTCTTCTATTGAGATTGATAAATGTAATGCCCTTTTCAAGCAACATAAAGCTTGATTGATTTCTATAGTTGTTGTTACCAAAGCGTCTCAAAAGTAGGAGGTTACTTAGGTAAGACTCTTTCCAGTCTTGAATATCCTTCAAGTTTTTAACCTGTGTAGCCATGAACAATTTTGAACACATATTGTCCCGGTTCTCTTGAAGAGTTGTAGCACTAGTAGCCTTTTCAACTAAATATTTAGAAGATTGTGCTACCATTTTTGCTAGGGGTTTGTGGTAATGTACGCGAGGCAACAATAAACGATCGTTAGTTGTGtattaaaaaaaaggagCTTCGTTTTCTTCGCATTTGATCAATCGATAAACCGAATAGAGCTCGATATTTAGGAGAACAACTACAAGACCCAAAATAGTGTCAGtagcttcttcttgatgGATGATAAGGGAAAGAAAGATATAAATGGAAACAACGATGGATTAAGACTTCATTCCAACAAAGTAGAAAAAATCACTTTCGCAAGAAAGGATTCATCGTGTACCTTTGGAAACTTTACGTCACAAAAATACTCAAGAAATAATACTGGAAACTTAGATGGGGATATGGAAGAACAACCATCTACCAATAATGTCGAGATGGATGATACTGGGTTTGAGCTAAAATTAGATGGTGGTTCGCCAATGCTAAAAGGGTTTGTAGATCCATTTGACGTGTCTCCTGAATCAAAACAACAGTTGAACACAGCAAAATACAAAACCTTTTCCTCTCCTTCTCATTCTGATAAAAGAGCTATATTAGATGGAACACTGAACCCTAATTTTTTAGAAGCTGATACTAGCACCTTAAATGCCGCATCTGAATTTCGTGCATTAAAGGAAAACCAGAGTAAAGGCGCAATATTGGACTATCAAGATGCTGAAGAAAGTGAATTTGGAATAACCATCAATGCCAAAAAACTtgacaaagaagaaattatttACGATAATTCAGAAATAGATGATTCAAGCATAAAGCTAAATTTGAATCCCTCACCCACGAGGCAATATGATCAGCTGCAAATGCAGGAATCCAACGTTGCAACCCAAGTCGATGGCAACATTCATGAAGCAGCTAACACTTTTTTTCGGGAACAAAGATGCCGAAAATTGAGTGGGGGTAGTGAAGGCAATGGATTTTGTCTGATGAATGAAGCTGCAAAGGAATATTCGCAATATGGCCTGAATCATTTCACGGAGGAGAAGATGACCCAGGATATTCTGGAAGAGACAGATCGGAACGTTGATACAAGGGGGAACATAAGTGATGCTATGTACCTGTCATTGGACAAGAATATAAGCAGTACCTTATCCCGAGAGGGAagcaaaaatgaaaatactaATCTGTTATCTTCTAGCGCCAATGGTCAGCCAAACTCCCAAATTGACACAAGTCCAGTTATGGGAAGTCCAACTAAACACACAAGTACGACTCAGGTTATTTCAGAAAGTGATAATGAGGATTACCAACAACAAGCCGATATTCCCCATTATCATGGGTTGAAGGAGACACAGCTAGTGGACAATTTCTCCCAATCCTTagttattgaagatgatgagaTGAATCGTTCAAGTAATAAATACGATTATGATGATGCTAAagatgaggatgatgatgaaactaTTAAGACGGGGAGGAAGCTACTACAAACATTCAAGATAATTGAGTCCCAATCGCAATCTCAATCTCAATCGCAATCGCAATCTCAATCGCAATCGCAATCTCAATTacaatcttcaaataagATGTTTGATCAAAGTCAGGCAGTTACGCAGACTCGAGATATTTTACAGGGGCCACCAGAAACACAGAAAATATCATCTCAAGCCTCGGACTCTAGTGAACATTCGCAGAATAAATACGTAGAAGAAGTTCAACCAAACACCGAAATGGCCAGAATCGATGATGCGCATTTAAGGAGCAGTTTGAGCAACACTAAATCTATTGAGCGGAAAGAAACATCGATTGACCAAGTGTCTTCCCCAATCAAAATTGACCCTAGAACCAACAATAACGAGAATctggatgatgatggaaTAAACAAAACCAATAATGAGACCGAGGTTCCAAACACTAGCGCAGTatctattgaaaaaattggcCTAGATATGAAAGTCACATATGCTAGTGAAAAGGTGTCCGACCTTACCTCCACACCCTTAAATGTGAGATGCAAAGATTTCGGTGTGAGACACTTGGAAAACAGAAGGCCAACGATGTCAGAGAAGTTGCAAAATGTGCTAGATGAATGCCAAATTAGTGAAAATGGAGAGTATCTTAGTGATGGAGATGTGATTAATAATGATAGTTATCTAATTCTCAAAAATAAGATTCATCgagaatt
The Pichia kudriavzevii chromosome 2, complete sequence DNA segment above includes these coding regions:
- a CDS encoding uncharacterized protein (PKUD0B10630; similar to Saccharomyces cerevisiae YDR217C (RAD9); ancestral locus Anc_8.426), producing MDDKGKKDINGNNDGLRLHSNKVEKITFARKDSSCTFGNFTSQKYSRNNTGNLDGDMEEQPSTNNVEMDDTGFELKLDGGSPMLKGFVDPFDVSPESKQQLNTAKYKTFSSPSHSDKRAILDGTLNPNFLEADTSTLNAASEFRALKENQSKGAILDYQDAEESEFGITINAKKLDKEEIIYDNSEIDDSSIKLNLNPSPTRQYDQLQMQESNVATQVDGNIHEAANTFFREQRCRKLSGGSEGNGFCLMNEAAKEYSQYGLNHFTEEKMTQDILEETDRNVDTRGNISDAMYLSLDKNISSTLSREGSKNENTNLLSSSANGQPNSQIDTSPVMGSPTKHTSTTQVISESDNEDYQQQADIPHYHGLKETQLVDNFSQSLVIEDDEMNRSSNKYDYDDAKDEDDDETIKTGRKLLQTFKIIESQSQSQSQSQSQSQSQSQSQLQSSNKMFDQSQAVTQTRDILQGPPETQKISSQASDSSEHSQNKYVEEVQPNTEMARIDDAHLRSSLSNTKSIERKETSIDQVSSPIKIDPRTNNNENLDDDGINKTNNETEVPNTSAVSIEKIGLDMKVTYASEKVSDLTSTPLNVRCKDFGVRHLENRRPTMSEKLQNVLDECQISENGEYLSDGDVINNDSYLILKNKIHREFDIEDICGNSSVFIVDNNYRITGNLVGIGDKGGFLFRTKGAEVEIDNTKLFAPICFCVGDPVKYIYDRRSNYTVCGLIRAKTDEKNDDLVKTLDNFNRLLIRKNKRKGDVDGVHEEVEVSLSDIYLSTTMASHYGYKYFHDEVKFKKFIDYQVKRLSPNPNDTLLNLIQIDVNSKPGSFIDRVKKGPFSKCLFVITGLNRKSRPCSSGTGTSKNNTPRHQRDKDETAMLIDFIELNGGSVLQDSGFQSIIKFKCKGSYVRKVNGVHASPRKAKIATEMQEEMDSIRQKEYVGFMQFDATRDEGDYYHVKFTNCSMSMKEDIANYQFACVLSNKHVRTLKYIEALCLKWPILHIDFIKRAMRDEKILRNWRQEWTKYLLISGESALLNCAIGLDIFQFYDNFNNRYRLRDQLHLNQLFGGKKVLVIKESTEKFRSRLHGRRKRNAKRRRVDEEGDYHDVEGGDSDTESEDNSVVDETCKHPLEGGGLDGPPDMETLLWIFHSLGFHDAIVVKEQGRLRCAMEQISKEDYVYVKYGRDLDVYRSILGGEQVVNWEWLVQCIITHQVV
- a CDS encoding uncharacterized protein (PKUD0B10620), with the protein product MVAQSSKYLVEKATSATTLQENRDNMCSKLFMATQVKNLKDIQDWKESYLSNLLLLRRFGNNNYRNQSSFMLLEKGITFINLNRRTRGILYVLAGLKMCDNLNSPLYLYNLANVFKELGNRGWAIECYDMCVNLMTKLNIKNPEFFKLCLSEKDSLLKEKRVETEVMNENMFSNFELFESKMSVIEFLLKQTQTESVGQSQFASSLARSWQEYNRVSTIVLSTIVTKSYDDFERSLNLVFSFLFKCQFSLLHRKLLSYTFIDTILNKNLQRFEDPLFGDSLTWSEIITKASIFNNTSEYFQYLKVYQECKLISLLKKVWNVDESNNTLLMVHLRKLTSNSFRILCFSIGKKPAGISSRLDERREYIYNANKKDANSLAAVSVKVLILAFKYYLTCWTLLQREQETITSSGRGMERNLKILYKPFVAIIPLFQSIRMNMSYEYCTYYMELILTYHSKNVPLNKKDPESSSVSIPDRFLLEKVSTELVNGLSTNPIDHVHNPIIIKQLLYCILLGGGYHITVVLYLLKLEQFFREKSDTSLISCSDGTNLFYPSFNSTYMKELSNQLDKVLEKVTKIKFCLDSTIHTQERGEENTFSTLFGKRGHLLMLPQVFLHNNRVIMLSEFGNVIADGENIRTNVIDKIRALMAQPEKLKNNCNSNNLDEIQGILVPTRESVFECLKKSDVLLKVLLGRKDIPLLSELDKVFGLGNIFEDTCKLQLPYNFKRTPCGECTQTLPTVPIFSAKEFDSNDLLQDQKIENTLLTFKQQTSVSERDNERDSHLWRMMKCSSWGSGASAKEVYAQFS